A portion of the Solidesulfovibrio sp. genome contains these proteins:
- the topA gene encoding type I DNA topoisomerase, producing the protein MGKDLIIVESPAKVKTIKKFLGNAYAVEASVGHVRDLPQKKLGVDEEDFAPQYQIIPGKQKVVAKLKEAAATAATIYLAPDPDREGEAIAWHVAEILKGAGAPVHRIQFNEITAKAVREALAHPREINEKLFLSQQARRILDRLVGYKVSPILWQKVKSGISAGRVQSVALRLVVDREKERRVFVPEEYWNFKARLAGDAPPEFEAELVKYQGKKLDIGSAEQAEAAEAAIRGNPFVVAAVAEKERKKSPPPPFITSTLQQAANQRLGYSAKRTMGAAQKLYEGLELGERGTVALITYMRTDSTRIADEARDAAREFIVETLGPDYYPEKARHFRSKAGAQDAHEAIRPVDVALTPADVKALLPKDLFSLYKLIWERFVASQMREARFWDTVADIAAGPGLFKAKGQRLMFPGYLKVYGQEAGDEAKSLPPLAKDQVLTLLELKKEQKFTQPPPRYTEASLVRELEEKGIGRPSTYAAIISTLLDRDYARLEDKHFVPSELGETVSDLLAEHFAKIMDVGFTAGMEEALDAVAEGRGDWVGLLRDFTGDFYPTLAKAAKDMAKVKAGKETDVACELCGKPMVIRFGKAGEFLGCSGYPECKNTKEFDRAPDGAVVARERKAEETVSVGTCPQCGKDLALKKSRTGSRFIACTGWPDCKYTRPFSTGVACPKEGCSGTLVEKSSKRGKVFYACDAYPQCDFALWDWPIPEPCPQCDSKVLVRKKTRDGEIIACPNRACRYKRAVAGKKGEGEE; encoded by the coding sequence ATGGGAAAGGACCTTATCATCGTCGAGTCGCCGGCCAAGGTGAAGACCATCAAGAAGTTCCTCGGCAACGCCTACGCCGTGGAGGCTTCCGTTGGGCATGTGCGCGATCTGCCACAAAAAAAGCTCGGAGTGGACGAAGAAGACTTCGCGCCCCAATACCAGATCATACCAGGCAAGCAAAAGGTGGTGGCCAAGCTCAAGGAAGCCGCGGCCACGGCCGCCACCATCTATCTGGCCCCGGACCCGGACCGCGAAGGCGAGGCCATCGCCTGGCACGTGGCCGAAATATTGAAGGGCGCGGGCGCCCCCGTCCACCGCATCCAGTTCAACGAGATCACGGCCAAGGCCGTGCGCGAGGCCCTGGCCCATCCCCGCGAGATCAACGAAAAGCTGTTCCTGTCCCAGCAGGCCCGGCGCATCCTGGACAGGCTGGTCGGCTACAAGGTTTCGCCCATCCTGTGGCAGAAGGTCAAAAGCGGCATTTCGGCCGGCCGGGTCCAGTCCGTGGCCCTGCGGCTGGTGGTGGACCGGGAAAAGGAACGCCGGGTTTTCGTGCCGGAGGAATACTGGAATTTCAAGGCCCGCCTGGCCGGGGACGCCCCCCCGGAGTTCGAGGCCGAGCTCGTCAAGTACCAGGGCAAAAAGCTCGACATCGGCAGCGCCGAGCAGGCCGAGGCGGCCGAGGCAGCCATCCGCGGCAACCCCTTCGTCGTGGCCGCCGTGGCCGAGAAGGAACGCAAGAAATCGCCGCCGCCGCCCTTTATCACCTCGACCCTGCAGCAGGCGGCCAACCAGCGCCTGGGCTACTCGGCCAAGCGCACCATGGGCGCGGCCCAGAAGCTCTACGAGGGCCTGGAACTGGGCGAACGGGGCACGGTGGCGCTTATCACCTACATGCGCACCGACTCCACCCGCATCGCCGACGAGGCCCGGGACGCCGCCCGGGAGTTCATCGTCGAAACCCTCGGCCCGGACTACTATCCGGAAAAGGCCCGGCATTTCCGCTCCAAGGCCGGCGCCCAGGACGCCCACGAGGCCATCCGGCCCGTCGACGTCGCCCTCACCCCGGCCGACGTCAAGGCGCTTTTGCCCAAGGACCTCTTTTCGCTGTATAAGCTCATCTGGGAGCGCTTCGTCGCTTCCCAGATGCGCGAGGCCCGCTTCTGGGACACCGTGGCCGACATCGCCGCCGGGCCGGGGCTGTTCAAGGCCAAGGGCCAGCGGCTCATGTTCCCGGGCTACCTCAAGGTCTACGGCCAGGAGGCCGGGGACGAGGCCAAGTCCCTGCCGCCCCTGGCCAAGGACCAGGTCCTGACCCTCCTTGAGCTCAAAAAGGAACAGAAGTTCACCCAGCCGCCGCCGCGCTACACCGAGGCGTCGCTGGTGCGCGAGCTCGAGGAAAAAGGCATCGGCCGGCCCTCGACCTACGCCGCCATCATTTCCACGCTGCTCGACCGCGACTACGCCCGGCTCGAGGACAAGCACTTCGTGCCCTCGGAGCTCGGCGAGACGGTCTCCGACCTGCTGGCCGAGCACTTCGCCAAGATCATGGACGTGGGATTCACCGCCGGCATGGAGGAGGCCCTGGACGCCGTGGCCGAGGGCCGGGGCGACTGGGTCGGGCTGCTTCGGGACTTCACCGGCGACTTCTATCCGACCCTGGCCAAGGCGGCCAAGGACATGGCCAAGGTCAAGGCCGGCAAGGAAACGGACGTGGCCTGCGAGCTGTGCGGCAAGCCCATGGTCATCCGTTTCGGCAAGGCCGGCGAATTCCTGGGCTGTTCGGGCTATCCCGAGTGCAAGAACACCAAGGAGTTCGACCGGGCGCCCGACGGCGCGGTCGTCGCCCGGGAGCGCAAGGCCGAGGAAACGGTGTCCGTGGGCACCTGCCCCCAGTGCGGCAAGGACCTGGCGCTGAAAAAATCCCGCACCGGCAGCCGCTTCATCGCCTGCACCGGCTGGCCGGACTGCAAGTACACCCGGCCCTTCTCCACGGGCGTGGCCTGCCCCAAGGAAGGCTGCTCGGGTACGCTCGTCGAGAAAAGCTCCAAGCGCGGCAAGGTGTTCTACGCCTGCGACGCCTATCCTCAGTGCGATTTCGCCCTGTGGGACTGGCCCATCCCCGAACCCTGCCCCCAGTGCGATTCCAAGGTGCTCGTGCGCAAGAAGACCCGCGACGGCGAGATCATCGCCTGCCCCAACCGCGCCTGCCGCTACAAGCGGGCCGTGGCCGGCAAGAAGGGCGAGGGGGAGGAATAG
- the era gene encoding GTPase Era, with protein sequence MEHAQRFGHVVMLGPTNAGKSTLLNHLIGQKVSIVSPKPQTTRNSVSGILTEGDVQAVFLDTPGLHRQKRGIAPLLLRSAYSALAQADVVLVLLDAAQFARRPEGLTPELRPIAKAVGAGAVPVVVALNKCDLIKEKARLLPVLAAVGEALPGAELFPVSALTGQGLPEMLAALFSRLPEGPHQYDPDEVSTAPVRFLAGEIVREKLFLALGEELPYATAVTVEHWDEKSKPGLTKIQATILVARESHKPMVIGKGGARIKDIGQKARLEIEEMLGSQVFLELWVKVRPGWADDPALLRELGLGE encoded by the coding sequence TTGGAGCACGCGCAACGTTTCGGCCACGTGGTCATGCTCGGCCCGACCAACGCCGGCAAGTCCACCCTGCTCAACCACCTGATCGGCCAGAAAGTATCCATCGTTTCCCCCAAGCCCCAGACCACCCGCAACAGCGTGAGCGGCATCCTGACCGAGGGGGACGTCCAGGCCGTCTTCCTGGATACGCCCGGCCTGCACCGCCAGAAACGCGGCATCGCGCCGCTGCTTTTGCGCAGCGCCTACAGCGCCCTGGCCCAGGCCGACGTGGTGCTGGTGCTCCTCGACGCCGCCCAGTTCGCCCGGCGGCCCGAGGGCCTGACCCCGGAACTGCGCCCCATCGCCAAGGCCGTGGGCGCCGGGGCCGTCCCGGTGGTGGTGGCGCTCAACAAATGCGACCTGATCAAGGAAAAGGCCCGGTTGCTGCCGGTGCTGGCCGCCGTGGGCGAGGCCCTGCCCGGGGCGGAGCTCTTTCCCGTCAGCGCGCTGACGGGCCAGGGCCTGCCCGAGATGCTGGCCGCCCTTTTTTCGCGCCTGCCCGAGGGACCCCACCAGTACGACCCGGACGAGGTCTCCACGGCGCCGGTGCGCTTTCTGGCCGGCGAGATCGTGCGTGAAAAACTTTTTCTGGCCCTGGGCGAGGAACTGCCCTACGCCACGGCCGTGACCGTGGAGCACTGGGACGAGAAATCCAAGCCGGGCCTGACGAAAATCCAGGCCACCATCCTGGTCGCCCGCGAAAGCCACAAGCCCATGGTCATCGGCAAGGGCGGGGCGCGCATCAAGGACATCGGCCAGAAGGCCCGCCTGGAAATCGAGGAGATGCTCGGGTCCCAGGTCTTCCTGGAACTGTGGGTCAAGGTCCGGCCCGGCTGGGCCGACGACCCGGCCTTGCTGCGCGAGCTGGGGCTGGGCGAATAG
- a CDS encoding YggS family pyridoxal phosphate-dependent enzyme, whose translation METTAAKRLARVRGRIEAACAACGRDPAAVTLVAVSKLHDAAAVAALAACGQAIFGESYIQEALPKMEAAPAGLTWHFIGHLQRNKARFAVGRFALLHTLDNVELARVLQKRNSEAGLRQAVCLQVNVAGEAQKSGVSPEGLAELAEAVAAMPALALEGLMVIPPVFDDPEGARPAFARLRALRDTLAARLGLPLPVLSMGMSGDLEAAIGEGATHVRVGTDLFGPRYCAAR comes from the coding sequence GTGGAAACAACAGCCGCAAAGCGCCTGGCCCGGGTGCGGGGGCGCATCGAAGCGGCCTGCGCCGCCTGCGGCCGCGATCCGGCCGCGGTCACGCTCGTGGCCGTGTCCAAGCTGCACGACGCCGCCGCCGTGGCGGCACTCGCCGCCTGCGGCCAGGCCATTTTCGGCGAGTCCTACATCCAGGAGGCCCTGCCCAAGATGGAGGCCGCCCCGGCGGGGCTCACCTGGCACTTCATCGGCCACCTCCAGCGCAACAAGGCCCGCTTCGCCGTGGGCCGCTTCGCGCTGCTCCACACCCTGGACAATGTGGAACTGGCCCGGGTATTGCAAAAAAGAAACAGCGAGGCCGGCCTGCGCCAGGCCGTGTGCCTGCAAGTCAACGTGGCCGGGGAAGCGCAGAAATCCGGGGTCTCCCCCGAGGGGCTGGCCGAGTTGGCCGAGGCCGTGGCCGCCATGCCGGCCCTGGCCCTGGAAGGGCTCATGGTCATCCCGCCGGTCTTCGACGACCCCGAAGGCGCCCGGCCGGCCTTCGCCCGGTTGCGCGCGCTTCGCGACACACTGGCGGCGCGCCTGGGCCTGCCCCTGCCCGTGCTGTCCATGGGCATGAGCGGCGACCTCGAGGCCGCCATCGGAGAAGGGGCCACCCACGTGCGCGTGGGTACCGACCTGTTCGGCCCGCGATACTGCGCGGCCCGCTGA
- the fliL gene encoding flagellar basal body-associated FliL family protein: protein MADAPQAEEGKKKKKGGFLKYVILVVLLLVLGGGGYFAYLKFFAAKPPAAEAPAEGQQAPAEEKKAEDSHAAPKAEEKKAEGGHGEAKGGHGGKDKAPSNNVALPAFVVNLADPNARRYLKIVLDVEMTGNPELLEANQAKIRDALLMLLSSKTSQELSTLEGKILLRKEIVERLNQAIGQAKVARVYFTDFVIQ, encoded by the coding sequence ATGGCCGACGCGCCCCAAGCCGAAGAAGGCAAGAAAAAGAAAAAAGGCGGCTTCCTCAAATACGTCATCCTGGTCGTCTTGCTGCTGGTCCTCGGCGGCGGCGGCTATTTCGCCTATTTGAAATTCTTCGCGGCCAAGCCCCCGGCGGCCGAGGCCCCGGCCGAAGGCCAGCAAGCCCCGGCCGAGGAGAAAAAGGCCGAGGACAGCCACGCCGCGCCCAAGGCCGAGGAGAAAAAGGCCGAAGGCGGCCACGGCGAAGCCAAGGGCGGCCACGGCGGCAAAGACAAGGCCCCGTCCAACAACGTCGCCCTGCCGGCCTTCGTGGTCAACCTGGCCGACCCCAACGCCAGGCGCTACCTCAAGATCGTGCTCGACGTGGAAATGACCGGCAATCCGGAACTGCTCGAAGCCAACCAGGCCAAGATCCGCGACGCGCTGCTCATGCTCCTTTCCTCCAAGACCTCCCAGGAACTGAGCACGCTGGAAGGCAAGATCCTGCTGCGCAAGGAAATCGTGGAACGGCTCAACCAGGCCATCGGCCAGGCCAAGGTGGCGCGGGTCTATTTCACGGACTTCGTCATCCAATAA
- the fliN gene encoding flagellar motor switch protein FliN: MAPDDIDQDKLAAEWAAALEDQDDDKPASQSDIDALFDQPAAGGGAKAGGKDDALAAEWAAALADEEEQSIKRERDQETLSRQSASAQFKNLTQEAKAPRPENVRRDLDFILDIPLDVSAELGRTKLLINELLQLGQGSVIELNKLAGEPLEIYVNGKLVARGEAVVINEKFGVRLTDIISPIERVKQLA; this comes from the coding sequence ATGGCTCCGGACGACATCGATCAGGACAAGCTGGCCGCCGAATGGGCCGCCGCCCTGGAAGACCAGGACGACGACAAACCGGCCTCCCAATCGGACATCGACGCCCTTTTCGACCAGCCCGCCGCCGGCGGCGGGGCCAAGGCCGGCGGCAAGGACGACGCCCTGGCCGCCGAATGGGCCGCCGCCCTGGCCGACGAGGAGGAGCAGTCCATCAAGCGCGAACGCGACCAGGAGACCCTGTCGCGTCAAAGCGCCTCGGCCCAGTTCAAGAATCTGACGCAGGAAGCCAAGGCCCCGCGCCCGGAAAACGTGCGCCGCGACCTGGACTTCATCCTGGACATCCCCCTGGACGTCTCGGCGGAACTCGGGCGCACCAAGCTTTTGATCAACGAACTCCTGCAATTGGGCCAAGGCTCGGTCATCGAGCTCAACAAGCTGGCCGGCGAGCCCCTGGAAATCTACGTCAACGGCAAGCTGGTGGCCCGGGGCGAGGCCGTGGTGATCAACGAAAAATTCGGCGTGCGCCTAACCGACATCATCAGCCCCATCGAACGGGTGAAACAACTTGCCTGA
- the fliO gene encoding flagellar biosynthetic protein FliO: MPDPAFPPAVPPLPPASDYGLAGTAVHMALALLFILALIFAAYWLLRRYGPKLGLGPAGRGGMLRLLAHLSLGPRKSVVVVRFLHKNLVLGVTDQAITLLTEETANDHDDSQTRFAAALAAESGTPPDGGPASSS, from the coding sequence TTGCCTGATCCCGCCTTCCCCCCCGCCGTCCCGCCGCTGCCGCCGGCCTCGGATTACGGCCTGGCCGGCACGGCCGTGCACATGGCCCTGGCCTTGCTCTTCATCCTGGCGCTCATTTTCGCCGCCTACTGGCTGCTGCGGCGCTACGGCCCCAAGCTCGGCCTCGGCCCGGCCGGCCGGGGCGGCATGCTGCGGCTGCTGGCCCATCTGAGCCTTGGCCCGCGCAAAAGCGTTGTCGTGGTCCGATTCCTGCATAAGAATCTCGTGCTTGGCGTCACCGACCAGGCCATCACGCTGCTCACCGAGGAAACGGCCAACGACCATGACGACTCCCAAACACGCTTCGCCGCGGCCCTGGCCGCCGAGTCGGGAACCCCGCCGGACGGCGGTCCGGCTTCTTCGTCGTAG
- the fliP gene encoding flagellar type III secretion system pore protein FliP (The bacterial flagellar biogenesis protein FliP forms a type III secretion system (T3SS)-type pore required for flagellar assembly.) yields the protein MTTPKHASPRPWPPSREPRRTAVRLLRRSLPLLALAGLCLAAPALAQDGPTLSLNLAAGQNQPERVATLLEILFALTVLSLAPSFVLMVTSFTRIIVVFSFLRQAMGVPQVPPSQILASLAIFLTCVIMYPTGKAIYDNALNPYLEERIGFTEALKQAEGPLREFLFKHTREKDLSVFYTVTKMERPKDKAEVPTLMLSAGFMISELKTAFTIGFLIYIPFLILDMVISSILLAMGMMMLPPATIAMPFKLLLFVLVDGWGLMVGSLVNSFAT from the coding sequence ATGACGACTCCCAAACACGCTTCGCCGCGGCCCTGGCCGCCGAGTCGGGAACCCCGCCGGACGGCGGTCCGGCTTCTTCGTCGTAGCCTGCCGCTGCTGGCCTTGGCCGGGCTTTGCCTGGCCGCGCCGGCCCTGGCCCAGGACGGGCCCACCCTTTCCCTCAACCTGGCGGCCGGCCAGAACCAGCCCGAGCGCGTGGCCACGCTGCTGGAGATCCTCTTCGCCCTGACGGTGCTCTCTCTCGCGCCGTCGTTCGTGCTGATGGTGACCTCGTTTACCCGCATCATCGTGGTCTTTTCCTTCCTGCGCCAGGCCATGGGCGTGCCGCAGGTGCCGCCGTCGCAAATCCTGGCCAGCCTGGCCATTTTTCTGACCTGCGTCATCATGTACCCCACGGGCAAGGCCATCTACGACAATGCCCTGAACCCGTATCTGGAGGAGCGCATCGGTTTCACCGAGGCCCTCAAGCAGGCCGAGGGCCCGTTGCGGGAGTTCCTGTTCAAGCACACCCGGGAAAAGGATTTGTCGGTCTTTTACACCGTGACCAAGATGGAGCGGCCCAAGGACAAGGCCGAGGTGCCGACCTTGATGCTCTCGGCCGGGTTCATGATCAGCGAACTCAAGACCGCCTTTACCATCGGTTTTCTGATCTACATTCCGTTTCTCATCCTGGACATGGTCATTTCGAGCATCCTGCTGGCCATGGGCATGATGATGCTGCCGCCGGCCACCATCGCCATGCCGTTCAAGCTCCTGCTGTTCGTGCTGGTGGACGGCTGGGGCCTCATGGTAGGCTCCCTCGTCAACTCCTTCGCGACATAA
- the fliQ gene encoding flagellar biosynthesis protein FliQ, which yields MTPDMVVALSRQAIETALFLALPMLGVSLVVGVFISVLQAATQIQEMTLTFVPKILAMFIALLLAFPWMMDKMINFTRDLFMNIPIYLR from the coding sequence ATGACACCCGACATGGTCGTGGCCCTGTCCCGGCAAGCCATCGAAACGGCGCTTTTCCTGGCGCTTCCCATGCTTGGCGTCTCGCTGGTGGTGGGGGTCTTCATCTCCGTGCTCCAGGCGGCCACGCAGATCCAGGAAATGACCCTGACCTTCGTGCCCAAGATCCTGGCCATGTTCATCGCGCTGCTCCTGGCCTTCCCCTGGATGATGGACAAGATGATCAACTTCACGCGGGACCTGTTCATGAACATCCCGATCTATCTGCGCTGA
- a CDS encoding sugar phosphate isomerase/epimerase family protein, with translation MTRFYVNLNLRVADRDPAVVGRHLDAGIAAEFGLDPVLMDAKSPAWHREMVRRFDDAGLSRTLHLPFFDLQPGSADTRIRAATRDRLRLAMDTAAVYAPDRLVGHAAYDRFLYIRSFADWAARAADTWAEVLAAWPGHPPLCLENTFETDPATVSGAVAALRERLPAERRERVGACFDIGHWYSFAEGKARGNLDAWVEALAPYLLHLHLHDNDGSFDQHLGPGQGEIPFDALFALLSARGLHPTATFEPHTPAAFRAALSFAAARPDFFAG, from the coding sequence ATGACCCGTTTCTACGTCAATTTGAACCTGCGGGTGGCCGACCGGGACCCGGCCGTGGTCGGGCGCCATCTGGATGCCGGGATCGCGGCGGAATTCGGCCTCGATCCGGTGCTCATGGACGCCAAATCCCCGGCCTGGCACCGGGAGATGGTCCGCCGCTTCGACGATGCCGGGCTGTCGCGCACCTTGCACCTGCCTTTTTTCGATCTCCAGCCCGGCAGCGCCGATACCCGCATCCGGGCGGCCACGCGCGACCGGCTGCGCCTGGCCATGGACACGGCCGCCGTCTACGCCCCGGACCGGCTGGTCGGCCACGCCGCCTACGACCGCTTCCTCTACATCCGCTCCTTCGCCGACTGGGCGGCCCGGGCGGCCGACACCTGGGCCGAGGTCCTGGCCGCCTGGCCCGGGCATCCGCCGCTGTGCCTGGAGAACACCTTCGAGACCGATCCGGCCACCGTGTCCGGGGCCGTGGCCGCCCTGCGGGAGCGGTTGCCCGCAGAGCGTCGCGAACGGGTGGGCGCCTGCTTCGACATCGGCCACTGGTACAGCTTCGCCGAGGGCAAGGCCCGGGGCAACCTCGACGCCTGGGTCGAGGCCCTGGCGCCGTATCTGCTCCACCTGCACCTGCACGACAACGACGGTTCCTTCGACCAGCACCTGGGCCCCGGTCAGGGGGAAATCCCCTTCGACGCCCTGTTCGCGTTGCTGTCCGCCCGGGGCCTGCACCCCACGGCCACCTTCGAGCCCCACACGCCGGCCGCCTTCCGGGCGGCCCTGTCCTTCGCCGCCGCCCGCCCGGATTTTTTCGCCGGCTGA
- a CDS encoding L,D-transpeptidase family protein — MKRLGRAIVLASLLLLSGRPAGAEWTADIVDMEWSPQRFIAVDKKAQSFALLTRQSPLKVLEAIPCATGQELGDKFKEGDLKTPEGVYFITRRKSAGLNYELYGDLAFPLNFPNPADVVRRKSGHGIWIHGRGHPIIPYETQGCVALSTPDIHRVDTKLGEGMPVVIADEVRIGGPEAARLHDEAREVVEATKAWAKAWESRSGAFFDLHDPEKFALTEGKSFASFRGHKERLFKTLPWIKVEVSDLRALPGPDYWVTFFVQVYQSPTLISQGVKRLYWQRGPDRRFRIIGMEYEEMPVTLAAGGAKRGKASPDEIETDTRRPDSPSEEEVQARQLVDAHQAVMERVAQKAFASVNLKAQPTPEDQAILEVAETGATKPGFSPFATDALRQVSPPPTATGAAAPAKVAPTGPAREATPSAPSALTPPAAVALAPVQVAAAAPAPAKEEKPAVPSVAAVSSAPVAAVTPPPAAPARQEKPAPGPAAAVPPAKAAEVASLIEAWRAAWERGDIGGYMAFYADGARQGNLRGKEAIRRQKEGVWRGASPGRVAMEVVSVAPEGDGYAVVCAMDYQGKGRRESKGFKSLSLASSGGRLLIAQERWSRGRPEPSVAATAPPAAAPVAQAAAVPAAAPASPAVQAAPAPSGQAVAAQAPAAAGAPAVPRPDRSGQVASLVESWRAAWERGRVDDYVGFYAADAVQGDRRGRDAIRDQKAGLWKDKAPRQVTLSDVRIRPRKDGFVVTCVQEYRDRDGGADRGLKTLYLAPSAGGFAIVEEKWSRL, encoded by the coding sequence ATGAAACGACTGGGCCGCGCCATAGTCCTCGCCAGCCTGCTGCTCCTTTCCGGCCGCCCGGCCGGGGCGGAGTGGACGGCCGACATCGTGGACATGGAATGGTCGCCGCAACGCTTCATCGCCGTGGACAAGAAGGCTCAGTCCTTCGCCCTGCTCACCAGGCAAAGCCCGCTCAAGGTCCTGGAGGCCATTCCCTGCGCCACGGGCCAGGAACTCGGCGACAAGTTCAAGGAAGGCGACCTCAAGACCCCCGAGGGCGTCTACTTCATCACCCGGCGCAAGTCCGCCGGGCTCAATTACGAGCTCTACGGCGACCTGGCCTTTCCCCTCAACTTCCCCAACCCGGCCGACGTGGTGCGCCGCAAGTCCGGCCACGGCATCTGGATCCACGGCCGGGGCCACCCCATCATCCCCTACGAGACCCAGGGCTGCGTGGCGCTGAGCACCCCGGACATCCACCGGGTGGACACGAAGCTCGGCGAGGGCATGCCCGTGGTCATCGCCGACGAGGTCCGCATCGGCGGACCGGAGGCGGCGCGGTTGCACGACGAGGCCCGGGAAGTGGTCGAAGCCACGAAAGCCTGGGCCAAGGCCTGGGAAAGCCGCTCCGGCGCGTTTTTCGACTTGCACGACCCGGAAAAGTTCGCCCTGACCGAGGGCAAATCCTTTGCCTCCTTCCGCGGCCACAAGGAACGGCTTTTCAAGACCCTGCCCTGGATCAAGGTCGAGGTGTCCGATTTGCGGGCCCTGCCCGGGCCGGACTACTGGGTCACCTTTTTCGTCCAGGTCTACCAGTCGCCCACGCTGATTTCCCAGGGCGTCAAGCGCCTGTACTGGCAGCGCGGCCCGGACCGGCGCTTTCGCATCATCGGCATGGAATACGAGGAAATGCCCGTGACGCTGGCGGCCGGTGGCGCCAAGCGGGGCAAGGCCTCGCCCGACGAGATCGAAACCGACACGCGCCGGCCCGACAGCCCCAGCGAGGAAGAGGTCCAGGCGCGCCAACTGGTGGACGCCCACCAGGCCGTCATGGAGCGCGTGGCCCAGAAGGCCTTTGCCTCGGTCAACCTCAAGGCCCAGCCCACGCCCGAGGACCAGGCCATCCTGGAGGTGGCCGAAACCGGGGCCACCAAGCCCGGTTTCTCGCCCTTCGCCACCGACGCCCTGCGCCAGGTTTCGCCGCCGCCGACCGCGACCGGCGCCGCCGCGCCGGCCAAGGTCGCGCCGACCGGGCCGGCCAGGGAGGCGACGCCGTCCGCCCCGTCCGCCTTGACGCCGCCGGCGGCCGTTGCCCTGGCCCCCGTGCAGGTCGCGGCCGCTGCCCCGGCGCCGGCCAAGGAGGAGAAACCCGCGGTCCCGTCCGTTGCCGCCGTTTCGTCGGCTCCGGTCGCGGCCGTGACGCCGCCGCCCGCCGCCCCGGCGCGCCAGGAAAAACCCGCCCCCGGGCCCGCCGCCGCCGTGCCGCCGGCCAAGGCGGCCGAGGTCGCCTCCCTGATCGAAGCCTGGCGGGCCGCCTGGGAACGCGGCGACATCGGCGGCTACATGGCCTTTTACGCCGATGGCGCGCGTCAGGGGAACCTGCGCGGCAAGGAGGCCATCCGTCGCCAGAAGGAAGGCGTGTGGCGCGGCGCCTCGCCCGGCCGCGTGGCCATGGAGGTCGTTTCCGTGGCCCCCGAGGGCGACGGCTATGCCGTGGTGTGCGCTATGGACTATCAGGGCAAGGGCCGCCGGGAGAGCAAGGGGTTCAAGTCCCTGAGCCTGGCCTCGAGCGGCGGCAGGCTGCTGATTGCCCAGGAACGCTGGTCGCGCGGCCGCCCGGAACCGTCCGTGGCCGCCACGGCGCCGCCGGCCGCCGCGCCGGTGGCCCAGGCGGCGGCCGTTCCCGCTGCCGCGCCGGCCAGCCCGGCCGTCCAGGCTGCCCCGGCGCCGTCCGGGCAGGCGGTGGCGGCCCAGGCCCCCGCTGCGGCGGGCGCGCCCGCCGTCCCCAGGCCCGACCGCTCGGGACAGGTCGCCTCCCTGGTCGAATCCTGGCGCGCCGCCTGGGAACGCGGCCGCGTGGACGACTATGTCGGCTTCTATGCCGCCGACGCCGTCCAGGGCGACCGCCGGGGCCGCGACGCGATCCGCGACCAGAAGGCCGGCCTGTGGAAGGACAAGGCGCCCAGGCAGGTCACACTTTCCGACGTGAGGATCCGGCCCCGCAAGGACGGCTTCGTGGTCACCTGCGTCCAGGAATACCGCGACCGGGACGGCGGCGCGGACAGGGGGCTCAAAACGCTGTATCTCGCGCCTTCGGCAGGTGGTTTCGCCATCGTCGAGGAGAAGTGGAGCCGGCTGTAG
- the pyrE gene encoding orotate phosphoribosyltransferase, protein MSFPSDQPDAAAMRRRLASLLLEKSYRAGEVVLTSGRKSDYYFDCKQTALHPEGAWLIGNLLYDLLPADVVGVGGMTLGADPLVTAVSLVSFLRGRPLPAFIVRKAAKGHGTDQFLEGLSNFAPGSRVALLEDVVTTAGTLVTVIDRVLDAGLVVGAVVTVLDRREGGTERLAERGYPLLSIFTRDALLAAAGRQPAP, encoded by the coding sequence ATGTCGTTTCCGAGCGACCAGCCGGATGCCGCGGCCATGCGCCGTCGTCTGGCCAGCCTTTTACTGGAAAAATCCTATCGGGCCGGCGAGGTGGTCCTGACCTCGGGCCGCAAGAGCGATTATTATTTCGACTGCAAGCAGACGGCGCTGCACCCCGAGGGGGCCTGGCTGATCGGCAACCTGCTCTATGACCTGCTGCCGGCGGACGTCGTGGGCGTGGGCGGCATGACGCTGGGGGCCGATCCCCTGGTCACGGCCGTGAGCCTGGTGTCGTTTCTGCGCGGGCGGCCCCTGCCGGCCTTCATCGTGCGCAAGGCCGCCAAGGGCCACGGCACCGACCAGTTCCTGGAAGGGCTGTCCAATTTCGCCCCCGGTTCGCGGGTGGCCTTGCTGGAGGACGTGGTGACCACGGCCGGAACGCTTGTCACCGTCATCGACCGGGTGCTCGACGCCGGCCTTGTGGTCGGGGCCGTGGTCACGGTGCTCGACCGCCGGGAAGGCGGCACCGAACGCCTGGCCGAGCGGGGCTATCCGCTGCTTTCCATCTTCACCCGGGACGCGCTGCTCGCCGCCGCCGGCCGGCAGCCGGCGCCCTGA